The following proteins come from a genomic window of Gossypium raimondii isolate GPD5lz chromosome 5, ASM2569854v1, whole genome shotgun sequence:
- the LOC105771372 gene encoding triose phosphate/phosphate translocator, chloroplastic, with protein MASTTSTVQSLITNSRFSSLYLSTNKVFLPSCQLLKYRFSPSSRSSCLAFSSLGDKKEAWVPMGMLSAKPLTFTGWNQNMRRRCQVEFPVASAAAADADADGLETEISEGHAKPSKSFAERFPALVTGFFFFMWYFLNVIFNILNKKVYNYFPYPYFVSVIHLVVGVAYCLVSWSVGLPKRAPIDKELLILLTPVAFCHALGHVMSNVSFAAVAVSFTHTIKALEPFFNAAASQFVLGHQIPLSLWLSLAPVVIGVSMASLTELSFNWTGFISAMISNIAFTYRSIYSKKAMTGMDSTNVYAYISIIALFFCLPPAIFIEGPQLMQYGFRDAIAKVGLIKFLSDLFWIGMFYHLYNQLATNTLERVAPLTHAVGNVLKRVFVIGFSIVVFGNKISTQTGIGTAIAIAGVAIYSLIKANMEEQKRKAALSAAS; from the exons atGGCTTCAACAACTAGCACGGTTCAGTCTTTGATCACGAATTCTCGGTTTTCTTCTCTATACCTGTCCACAAACAAGGTCTTTTTGCCCAGTTGCCAGTTGCTCAAGTATCGGTTTTCACCATCTTCGAGATCCTCATGTCTGGCGTTTTCATCTTTGGGGGACAAAAAGGAAGCTTGGGTTCCTATGGGAATGTTGTCAGCGAAGCCGTTGACATTTACCGGTTGGAATCAAAACATGAGGCGGCGGTGCCAAGTTGAGTTCCCGGTAGCTTCTGCTGCTGCTGCAGATGCTGATGCTGATGGCCTTGAAACTGAGATTTCTGAAGG GCATGCAAAGCCTTCAAAGAGCTTTGCCGAGAGATTTCCTGCTCTAGTCACtggtttcttcttctttatgtG GTACTTTTTAAATGTAATCTTCAACATTCTCAACAAGAAGGTCTACAACTATTTCCCATATCCATA TTTTGTTTCAGTTATACATCTGGTAGTTGGAGTGGCTTACTGTCTGGTTTCTTGGTCTGTTGGCCTGCCAAAAAGAGCA CCAATAGATAAGGAGCTCTTGATTCTACTGACTCCAGTGGCTTTCTGCCATGCCCTTGGACATGTCATGTCCAATGTATCATTTGCAGCTGTTGCGGTGTCCTTCACTCACACTATTAAAG CCTTGGAGCCATTCTTCAATGCTGCTGCTTCTCAGTTTGTTTTGGGCCATCAGATTCCACTTTCTCTTTGGCTTTCATTAGCTCCAGTTGTTATTG GAGTATCAATGGCTTCACTCACTGAACTTTCTTTCAATTGGACCGGTTTCATCAGTGCAATGATTTCAAACATTGCATTTACATACAGAAGCATATACTCAAAGAAAGCAATG ACAGGGATGGATAGCACAAATGTTTATgcatatatttctataattgcCCTCTTCTTCTGTCTCCCACCTGCAATATTT ATTGAGGGCCCTCAGCTGATGCAATATGGTTTCAGAGATGCTATTGCCAAAGTTGGCTTAATCAAGTTCTTGTCTGATCTATTTTGGATTGGAATGTTTTATCACCTCTACAATCAG CTGGCTACTAATACCTTGGAAAGGGTTGCACCACTTACACATGCAGTTGGGAACGTATTGAAGCGAGTTTTTGTAATTGGCTTCTCTATCGTCGTTTTTG GCAATAAAATCTCCACCCAAACTGGGATTGGAACTGCAATAGCAATTGCAGGAGTGGCCATCTATTCCCTCATTAAAGCTAATATGGAAGAACAAAAAAGA AAGGCTGCTTTAAGTGCTGCATCGTGA
- the LOC105771371 gene encoding uncharacterized protein LOC105771371: MEQTQEKKFVCKFCNKRYPCGKSLGGHIRTHMNNDNRGESEAAAPSSPAELISINKLLSNGRIVKRVAEVESTEVDGQSAAYGLRENPKKTKRFSDSGSASLLKEMICKECGKCFHSLKALCGHMACHSEKERVFCEKQKLIMDSQSDTETSSTPSKRRRSKRIRYKANGVYSNNSVSMANGSSSVSEIEQEQEEVAMCLMMLSRDSAGCYKKGLNSIADSSDNNSVILEAKSSSIDVRITINNGEFLKMKKQRDNKLQPAESGPSSESSGSLYFRDGPKKVEPDTYASGFEDFDSKYGKGLNKFKSLNTEFPKDNNQATNRALNKYDLRRSNPKNDYYNHEVLCNNAPKASKYECLTCNKAFDSHRALGGHRANHTKVNDYNEDSLANDGFIVPTTDNKVTKSSHGKTLNTHRGSSSGNAEKRLGSKKNKGHQCPFCFRVFKSGQALGGHKRSHFVGGSEDRTLVIKQNSPEMPTATIIDLNLPAPVEDDGMGNVGFMPWEI, encoded by the coding sequence ATGGAACAAACGCAAGAGAAGAAGTTTGTTTGCAAGTTTTGCAACAAGAGGTATCCATGTGGGAAGTCCTTAGGTGGTCACATAAGGACTCATATGAACAATGATAATCGTGGTGAATCAGAGGCAGCAGCACCATCATCACCAGCTGAACTGATCTCAATAAACAAGCTTCTCTCCAATGGAAGAATCGTCAAGAGAGTTGCAGAAGTTGAATCAACTGAAGTTGATGGCCAATCTGCAGCTTATGGTCTGAGAGAGAACCCCAAGAAGACCAAGAGGTTTTCTGATTCAGGCAGTGCTTCATTGCTCAAGGAGATGATTTGCAAAGAATGTGGTAAGTGTTTCCATTCATTGAAAGCTCTTTGTGGCCACATGGCTTGCCATTCAGAGAAAGAGAGGGTTTTTTGTGAGAAACAGAAGCTAATAATGGATAGTCAGTCAGACACTGAGACATCATCAACTCCAAGTAAAAGGAGGAGATCCAAAAGAATAAGGTACAAAGCAAATGGTGTTTATTCTAACAACTCAGTTTCAATGGCAAATGGTTCTTCATCTGTGTCAGAGATTGAGCAAGAACAGGAAGAGGTGGCAATGTGCTTGATGATGCTTTCAAGGGATTCTGCAGGCTGTTATAAGAAAGGATTGAATTCAATTGCTGACTCTTCAGATAACAACTCTGTCATTTTGGAAGCCAAATCATCCTCCATTGATGTGAGGATTACTATTAACAATGGTGAGTTCTTGAAGATGAAGAAACAAAGGGACAACAAGTTGCAACCTGCTGAGTCTGGTCCTTCTTCTGAGAGTTCAGGTTCTTTGTATTTCAGGGATGGGCCCAAGAAAGTGGAACCAGATACTTATGCATCTGGTTTTGAGGACTTCGATTCAAAATATGGGAAGGGTTTGAATAAATTCAAGAGTTTGAACACTGAATTCCCGAAGGATAATAACCAAGCAACAAATAGAGCTTTGAACAAGTATGATTTGAGAAGATCAAACCCCAAGAATGATTATTACAACCATGAAGTTCTCTGCAACAATGCTCCAAAAGCAAGCAAATATGAGTGTTTGACTTGCAACAAGGCCTTTGATTCCCACCGGGCACTTGGGGGACATCGAGCTAACCATACAAAGGTCAATGACTACAACGAAGATAGCTTAGCGAATGATGGTTTCATTGTTCCAACGACTGATAACAAAGTGACCAAGTCATCACATGGCAAAACCCTAAATACTCATCGTGGCTCTTCCTCTGGTAATGCTGAGAAAAGATTGGGATCAAAGAAAAACAAGGGGCATCAGTGCCCATTTTGCTTCAGGGTTTTCAAGTCAGGCCAAGCTTTGGGTGGTCATAAAAGGTCCCATTTTGTTGGAGGTTCAGAAGATAGAACATTGGTGATCAAGCAAAACTCACCAGAGATGCCCACTGCCACTATAATTGATCTTAACCTTCCAGCTCCTGTTGAGGATGATGGAATGGGTAATGTTGGATTCATGCCATGGGAGATTTAA
- the LOC105771373 gene encoding NAD(P)H-quinone oxidoreductase subunit T, chloroplastic yields MASTSTLQAPYSLSLKPQNVTHLLHGSRAATTRARSRRRTYSGAGVFAATTGPSKPQRPPPGVDTRIHWDNEDEGWIGESSNSRQTKEKLNPEEEQKSLLGEKFADLLNDSSDSHYQFLGVSAEADLEEIKAAYRRLSKEYHPDTTSLPLKAASEKFMKLREVYNVLSDGESRSFYDWTLAQEAASRKAEKLRMRLDDPYQQDVRNYVPKPDKVDRLGGRNMELNDQALSALTFDAFVIIFAICCIVYVLVFKEPYY; encoded by the exons ATGGCGTCCACCTCTACTCTCCAAGCTCCATATTCTCTCTCCCTCAAACCCCAAAACGTGACCCACCTTCTTCATGGCTCGAGAGCCGCCACGACGAGAGCCAGGAGCCGAAGGAGAACGTACAGTGGGGCGGGCGTTTTTGCAGCAACAACGGGTCCAAGCAAACCCCAAAGACCTCCTCCAGGAGTCGATACCAGAATCCACTGGGATAATGAAGATGAAGGCTGGATTGGGGAGTCATCCAATTCCCGGCAAACCAAGGAGAAACTGAATCCTGAAGAAGAACAAAAGAGTCTCCTGGGTGAAAAGTTTGCTGATTTGCTCAATGACTCCTCTGATTCTCATTACCA GTTCTTAGGAGTCTCAGCAGAAGCCGATTTGGAGGAGATAAAAGCAGCTTACAGAAGGCTGTCAAAAGAGTATCATCCAGACACAACTTCGCTCCCATTAAAAGCAGCTTCGGAGAAATTCATGAAGTTAAGGGAGGTTTACAACGTTTTGAGCGACGGAGAGAGCCGCAGTTTCTATGACTGGACGCTCGCACAAGAGGCCGCCAGCCGTAAAGCCGAGAAACTGAGGATGAGATTGGATGATCCGTACCAGCAAGACGTGAGGAACTATGTACCGAAACCGGATAAGGTCGACCGCCTGGGCGGGAGGAACATGGAGCTGAACGATCAGGCTTTGTCGGCCCTCACCTTCGATGCTTTCGTCATAATCTTTGCGATTTGTTGCATCGTTTATGTGCTTGTGTTTAAAGAACCATATTACTAG